From Arachis stenosperma cultivar V10309 chromosome 2, arast.V10309.gnm1.PFL2, whole genome shotgun sequence, one genomic window encodes:
- the LOC130960612 gene encoding pentatricopeptide repeat-containing protein At1g62670, mitochondrial-like isoform X2, which yields MLITSNNNVDDAVASFITLLGKRHLPPVVEFNKILVSLVKIKQYSTAVSLFAQMDFRGITPEYFTLCILINCFCHLGLMDSAFSVLAKIIKLGHQLDVVALNTLMKGFCINKKVREALEFHDKVRAMGFRLDEVTYGTLINGLCKIGQTRGAIELLQKLEKQPVKPGVVMYNAVIDGLCKDGLVTDAKNLFPKMIALGISPNVVSYSSLIHGFCCASRLEEATQLLSEMVKSSIKPNIYTFSILIDALCKKRRAGEAQKIFDMLLESGHKPNVVTYNSLIAGYFLINKVNEAAKLFDCMNKAGLIHDDYSYNIMIHGYCKNKMVDQAMSLFKEMRHKSLSPDSITYSTLLDGLCKSGRISCIQNLLDEMHESGQPPNLITYNILLDALCKIQHLDEAIALFHKIVDKGHRPDLYMCTILLNGLCKCGRVRTASKFFQLLLINNYCLDVVSYNTMIRGLSKEGLIDEAMVLFSKMKENGCLPNAATYETLIRALLVRNKNEQAVKLLREMISKGLLMGSSNEDSKFMTPREVGQILEWESRSSNQMTSVE from the exons ATGTTGATCACGAG TAATAACAATGTGGATGATGCTGTTGCTTCTTTTATCACCCTTCTTGGTAAGCGCCATTTGCCCCCTGTGGTTGAGTTCAACAAGATTTTAGTGTCTCTTGTTAAGATCAAACAATACTCCACTGCTGTTTCGCTCTTTGCACAAATGGATTTTAGGGGAATCACTCCTGAATATTTTACTCTCTGCATCTTGATAAATTGTTTCTGCCATTTGGGTCTCATGGATTCTGCTTTCTCTGTATTGGCCAAGATTATCAAGTTGGGTCATCAATTGGATGTGGTTGCTTTGAATACCCTAATGAAAGGTTTCTGTATAAACAAGAAGGTCAGGGAAGCATTAGAGTTTCATGATAAGGTAAGAGCTATGGGATTTCGGCTTGATGAGGTCACTTATGGGACCTTAATCAATGGGCTTTGTAAGATAGGGCAGACAAGAGGAGCCATTGAATTACTGCAAAAGCTAGAGAAGCAACCTGTTAAACCCGGCGTAGTAATGTACAATGCTGTTATTGATGGGTTATGTAAGGATGGGCTTGTGACTGACGCTAAGAACTTGTTTCCCAAGATGATTGCACTAGGAATATCTCCTAATGTTGTCAGTTACAGCTCCCTTATTCACGGTTTTTGCTGTGCCAGTCGCTTAGAAGAAGCTACACAATTGTTGAGTGAAATGGTTAAAAGCAGCATCAAGCCAAACATATATACCTTCAGTATATTAATTGATGCTTTATGTAAAAAGAGAAGAGCTGGAGAAGCCCAAAAGATATTTGATATGTTGTTGGAAAGTGGCCATAAGCCTAATGTTGTCACTTACAATTCTTTGATTGCTGGTTACTTTCTAATCAATAAAGTGAATGAGGCAGCAAAGTTATTTGACTGCATGAACAAAGCAGGTTTGATACACGATGATTACAGTTATAACATCATGATTCATGGATATTGCAAGAACAAAATGGTGGATCAAGCGATGAGTCTCTTTAAAGAAATGCGTCACAAAAGTTTAAGTCCAGATAGTATAACTTACAGTACCCTTCTTGATGGATTATGCAAATCAGGGAGAATATCATGCATACAGAATCTTCTTGATGAAATGCACGAAAGTGGACAACCCCCTAATTTAATCACTTACAATATATTGCTAGATGCTTTATGCAAAATCCAACATCTTGATGAAGCAATTGCACTATTTCACAAAATTGTTGACAAGGGGCATCGTCCAGATTTGTACATGTGCACTATTCTTTTGAATGGTTTGTGCAAATGTGGAAGAGTAAGGACTGCAAGTAAGTTTTTCCAGCTGCTCTTGATCAACAATTATTGTCTAGATGTTGTGAGCTACAATACTATGATACGTGGGCTTTCTAAAGAGGGCTTGATTGATGAAGCAATGGTGTTATTTtcaaaaatgaaagaaaatggTTGCCTTCCAAATGCTGCAACTTATGAAACACTTATTCGAGCCCTTCTTGTTAGAAATAAGAATGAGCAAGCAGTAAAGCTTCTTCGTGAAATGATCAGTAAAGGTCTACTAATGGGCAGTAGTAATGAG gATTCCAAGTTTATGACTCCCCGTGAGGTGGGACAGATTCTTGAATGGGAATCTCGCTCTTCCAACCAGATGACGAGTGTCGAGTGA
- the LOC130960612 gene encoding pentatricopeptide repeat-containing protein At1g62670, mitochondrial-like isoform X1: MLITRYTYLNSTFLLRLFHSVPFRLYAHSPFPIPPNNNSNNNVDDAVASFITLLGKRHLPPVVEFNKILVSLVKIKQYSTAVSLFAQMDFRGITPEYFTLCILINCFCHLGLMDSAFSVLAKIIKLGHQLDVVALNTLMKGFCINKKVREALEFHDKVRAMGFRLDEVTYGTLINGLCKIGQTRGAIELLQKLEKQPVKPGVVMYNAVIDGLCKDGLVTDAKNLFPKMIALGISPNVVSYSSLIHGFCCASRLEEATQLLSEMVKSSIKPNIYTFSILIDALCKKRRAGEAQKIFDMLLESGHKPNVVTYNSLIAGYFLINKVNEAAKLFDCMNKAGLIHDDYSYNIMIHGYCKNKMVDQAMSLFKEMRHKSLSPDSITYSTLLDGLCKSGRISCIQNLLDEMHESGQPPNLITYNILLDALCKIQHLDEAIALFHKIVDKGHRPDLYMCTILLNGLCKCGRVRTASKFFQLLLINNYCLDVVSYNTMIRGLSKEGLIDEAMVLFSKMKENGCLPNAATYETLIRALLVRNKNEQAVKLLREMISKGLLMGSSNEDSKFMTPREVGQILEWESRSSNQMTSVE, encoded by the exons ATGTTGATCACGAGGTACACCTATCTCAATTCCACCTTCCTTCTTCGTTTGTTTCACTCTGTTCCTTTCAGGCTTTATGCTCATTCCCCTTTCCCAATTCCTCCTAACAATAACAGTAATAACAATGTGGATGATGCTGTTGCTTCTTTTATCACCCTTCTTGGTAAGCGCCATTTGCCCCCTGTGGTTGAGTTCAACAAGATTTTAGTGTCTCTTGTTAAGATCAAACAATACTCCACTGCTGTTTCGCTCTTTGCACAAATGGATTTTAGGGGAATCACTCCTGAATATTTTACTCTCTGCATCTTGATAAATTGTTTCTGCCATTTGGGTCTCATGGATTCTGCTTTCTCTGTATTGGCCAAGATTATCAAGTTGGGTCATCAATTGGATGTGGTTGCTTTGAATACCCTAATGAAAGGTTTCTGTATAAACAAGAAGGTCAGGGAAGCATTAGAGTTTCATGATAAGGTAAGAGCTATGGGATTTCGGCTTGATGAGGTCACTTATGGGACCTTAATCAATGGGCTTTGTAAGATAGGGCAGACAAGAGGAGCCATTGAATTACTGCAAAAGCTAGAGAAGCAACCTGTTAAACCCGGCGTAGTAATGTACAATGCTGTTATTGATGGGTTATGTAAGGATGGGCTTGTGACTGACGCTAAGAACTTGTTTCCCAAGATGATTGCACTAGGAATATCTCCTAATGTTGTCAGTTACAGCTCCCTTATTCACGGTTTTTGCTGTGCCAGTCGCTTAGAAGAAGCTACACAATTGTTGAGTGAAATGGTTAAAAGCAGCATCAAGCCAAACATATATACCTTCAGTATATTAATTGATGCTTTATGTAAAAAGAGAAGAGCTGGAGAAGCCCAAAAGATATTTGATATGTTGTTGGAAAGTGGCCATAAGCCTAATGTTGTCACTTACAATTCTTTGATTGCTGGTTACTTTCTAATCAATAAAGTGAATGAGGCAGCAAAGTTATTTGACTGCATGAACAAAGCAGGTTTGATACACGATGATTACAGTTATAACATCATGATTCATGGATATTGCAAGAACAAAATGGTGGATCAAGCGATGAGTCTCTTTAAAGAAATGCGTCACAAAAGTTTAAGTCCAGATAGTATAACTTACAGTACCCTTCTTGATGGATTATGCAAATCAGGGAGAATATCATGCATACAGAATCTTCTTGATGAAATGCACGAAAGTGGACAACCCCCTAATTTAATCACTTACAATATATTGCTAGATGCTTTATGCAAAATCCAACATCTTGATGAAGCAATTGCACTATTTCACAAAATTGTTGACAAGGGGCATCGTCCAGATTTGTACATGTGCACTATTCTTTTGAATGGTTTGTGCAAATGTGGAAGAGTAAGGACTGCAAGTAAGTTTTTCCAGCTGCTCTTGATCAACAATTATTGTCTAGATGTTGTGAGCTACAATACTATGATACGTGGGCTTTCTAAAGAGGGCTTGATTGATGAAGCAATGGTGTTATTTtcaaaaatgaaagaaaatggTTGCCTTCCAAATGCTGCAACTTATGAAACACTTATTCGAGCCCTTCTTGTTAGAAATAAGAATGAGCAAGCAGTAAAGCTTCTTCGTGAAATGATCAGTAAAGGTCTACTAATGGGCAGTAGTAATGAG gATTCCAAGTTTATGACTCCCCGTGAGGTGGGACAGATTCTTGAATGGGAATCTCGCTCTTCCAACCAGATGACGAGTGTCGAGTGA